The Salvelinus namaycush isolate Seneca chromosome 1, SaNama_1.0, whole genome shotgun sequence genome has a window encoding:
- the LOC120052624 gene encoding stereocilin-like produces MAVFRVMRITLLVVLLGNTSTKSSASKKEDQREPIFKELVSIWRKGGGWYPSKEPASPERTQDQQVHSVVRSIMGSLKTLGLLPSKSMGLPSLQKPVDRHRLSGFLYNISMYLQEMGAELEERQLVSDEEQLWEKVLQSFIQSEGGAALNQWDSREPPRPSVRLQDWFLSLRGSPHWDGLLGLLQSLMSLSERQPHRPLLDFLSQNWRTVSALLEAALQALVSGTYGQASAGLQGFICALRGRNECAFSVSWLTQFLRFMETRNWKPVVNLHPAGMGANQRRGSAAFGRLKPFSMPPKALREEGLSGNATQGDVGDRRDMGGDLDFLQTLLLQALSRSDGGQRAGQLAEQNPALLQGLDGLRRGFLHRVGSSVYGNLRRKVSRVTMALLDDVSSVVDVPQPKHKGRCSVGDLRQLILWGIRHNVTWNAQALGFNSQGPPSTPPFLSCPAIEGESGDPRPPPRPSRPRPALSPSRAPKQKQPPSSTPVPRRSRLLKPQSEAVEVGHSHLREMGYFASAEILEAACNASIPGLTGVSNFTVFLYCNLFDGDDGSVDPEVGQLGPDLHATCSDAAWYLSAAEDDFLWVHVCSEFFAHQFNNTVCANTSFWLQRAHQAAEMKDYHYFNQSSIGDLCVQLSGEMVEGGGSPGPDEACLAQLGTRSLSAQDFRRCFLPNTSALVSALCGSESPEAHPSHTSLPEGSWAAEYCSRLHNSSHPESIEDTCDYRKWSLQHFTNATLLELCVSTEGLREYVCSNATLYRRLLSAYPQFSDLCVDLDVEQEDRKCFLQWFFDMLPAPYDFDTSQLCVNPAPLLVEALHRLSVCEVDGGERGGWVGAVGYVLRVLDFVVGLSAGLDEGEGEVRQGLGQAILLSSLLDNASFWATLRPDASLSVLQTVGLFLRREQSAALKEDLLSCFSPVLWDLIEREDNSSALRVLMQEYLQMPRESIRTLVMSAEKDAVKRFLSHMHQSWDQLHVETTQSSQRELQAMETMTSAFIHKFPRVTPDLFVDLSQFIPFMSVSDIMSFPTSLMVNTSVLMAIRDHSTEMKSPQKQAFVKRLLQSSVVGDVPSWPPYFLSSILPLLPHLPVSQFQQLTSDQLSPLVEFLGNTSLDGTRGRHVLRTLFIKKRNFTSDNISRLGVLVCYLKPEELRPFLLASPVSSALWQQLAICVSEGLISDSGRLSLWLVQAVRPLNASTLPPPALATLRGLLPQLGASFLQSLPSLQLLDLLTQPGLPSFSPAQAFQILSKISQDTNLTMDTLCRLKPLLPGLSPAVLRGIHWSEISGTTHCQCWRTLLADLKPAHRAMLHRALQEALASNSRNFTVQLQCLLPFVPLRELIEVLDRETFLRDMSLYRDLPWSPQQAQLLFKRTHQSEIITRDTVEDLGHIAGGMSCDWLKLWTNETDFSELLQFVSELPGGVRPALRKCVVEELRKRPEEDLDGISPWFAAELPVNLIESLSNTSLTAILAHIQQHFVDFLKLPRHKQMALAEKAITVLGTSQGLADGELRVASVDLLGPLLPFLDRDTLGLVDRGALGLQLDELRGYCLPWDTLKDLAALLTGRDLLGEASAWTVGDVELVGRLLFTLSPKQINSIPLVVLSADMVEEVLAGQWRWENSDVGQACVSQCVDQQGQRERILSLIRGVVRAQSRRRKVPVPSCGDIRGTFPSAWTANQLSRMAGEELSQCVEVIGQDASLSPEQRRALWVKLRQAYSPVRGLRPEQVLGLGCLVTELGERELQDTNLTDLGVLAYLGALTDWSPKKMRAAVVGVMRKRKLKVEQLGAVEVASLGHLLCGLTLSEINRLDPYNLSMAALFLRELALPCSEQQMEALTVHLSSPQAFGPVSTWGPEVFTEIGTLAAGLEDMVLSALVQEQVEGLIPEAIALIPPTKMAVVFSAVQLSWLNVEQAWVVTEKQWAELNSGQRHALGLAQYEGDVLLEHRGRNVAPATRSDDSLTVCLLSLCCMLWQLS; encoded by the exons ATGGCGGTGTTTAGGGTCATGCGCATCACACTGTTGGTTGTTTTACTGGGCAATACATCCACCAAGAGTTCAG CAAGTAAAAAAGAGGACCAAAGAGAGCCCATTTTCAAGGAGTTAGTATCAATATGGCGTAAAGGAGGGGGGTGGTATCCTAGCAAAGAGCCTGCCTCCCCGGAGAGAACCCAAGACCAGCAGGTCCACAGCGTGGTGAGGAGCATCATGGGAAGTCTGAAGACCCTGGGCCTCCTGCCCAGTAAGAGCATGGGCCTCCCCTCCCTCCAGAAGCCTGTGGACAGGCACCGTCTGTCAGGCTTCCTCTACAATATCTCCATGTACCTCCAGGAGATGGGTGCTGAGCTGGAGGAGCGACAGCTTGTCTCTGACGAGGAACAACTGTGGGAGAAGGTATTGCAGTCCTTTATCCAGTCAGAGGGGGGCGCTGCGCTGAACCAGTGGGACAGCCGGGAGCCCCCCAGGCCCAGCGTCAGACTCCAGGACTGGTTCCTGTCCCTGAGAGGCAGCCCTCACTGGGACGGGCTGCTGGGGCTTCTGCAGAGCCTCATGTCCCTGTCTGAGCGGCAGCCCCATAGGCCCCTGCTTGACTTCCTGTCCCAGAACTGGAGAACAGTGAGTGCCCTGCTTGAGGCCGCCCTGCAGGCGCTGGTCAGCGGGACCTATGGCCAGGCCAGTGCCGGGCTGCAGGGCTTCATCTGTGCCCTTAGGGGCCGCAATGAATGTGCCTTCAGTGTCAGCTGGCTAACACAGTTCCTCCGCTTCATGGAGACACGCAACTGGAAGCCCGTGGTGAACCTGCaccctgcggggatgggggccaACCAGAGAAGGGGCTCGGCTGCTTTTGGGCGCCTGAAACCCTTCAGCATGCCCCCCAAGGCCCTGAGAGAGGAGGGGTTGTCTGGGAATGCCACTCAAGGGGACGTTGGGGACAGAAGGGACATGGGGGGAGACCTGGACTTCCTTCAGACACTGCTCCTGCAGGCTTTATCACGCTCCGATGGGGGGCAGAGGGCGGGGCAGCTGGCAGAGCAAAACCCTGCCCTGCTGCAGGGATTGGACGGCCTCAGAAGGGGATTCTTGCACAGGGTGGGCAGCTCCGTGTACGGCAACCTGAGGAGAAAGGTGTCCCGTGTTACCATGGCGCTGCTTGATGATGTCAGCAGCGTGGTGGACGTGCCACAGCCCAAACATAAGGGCAGATGTTCCGTAG GTGACCTGAGACAGCTAATCTTATG GGGGATTAGACATAATGTCACGTGGAATGCTCAGGCTCTGGGCTTCAACTCGCAGGGCCCTCCCAgcacccctcccttcctctcctgccCAGCCATAGAGGGTGAGAGTGGGGACCCCAGACCCCCACCACGCCCCTCTCGCCCTAGACCAGCCCTGTCACCCAGCAGGGCGCCCAAACAGAAACAACCACCCAGCTCAACCCCAGTACCCCGCCGTTCCCGTCTCCTCAAGCCCCAGTCTGAGGCAGTAGAAGTTGGCCACAGCCACCTGAGAGAGATGGGGTACTTTGCCTCGGCAGAGATCCTGGAAGCAGCGTGTAACGCCTCTATCCCAGGCCTTACAGGGGTGTCCAACTTCACTGTGTTCCTCTACTGTAACCTGTTTGACGGGGACGATGGGTCTGTGGACCCGGAGGTTGGTCAGCTGGGACCCGACCTACACGCCACGTGTTCCGACGCCGCCTGGTACCTGTCTGCAGCCGAGGATGACTTCCTGTGGGTCCACGTCTGCAGCGAGTTCTTCGCTCACCAGTTTAACAACACTGTGTGTGCCAACACCTCCTTTTGGCTGCAGAGAGCACACCAG GCTGCAGAGATGAAGGACTACCACTATTTCAACCAGTCCAGTATAGGTGACCTGTGTGTGCAGCTGTCAGGGGAGATGGTGGAGGGCGGGGGCAGCCCAGGGCCTGACGAAGCCTGCTTGGCCCAGCTGGGCACCAGGTCCCTCAGCGCCCAGGACTTCAGACGCTGCTTCCTGCCCAACACTTCTGCTCTGGTCTCAGCCCTGTGTGGCAGCGAGTCCCCTGAGGCCCATCCCTCCCACACATCCCTTCCGGAGGGCAGCTGGGCTGCAGAGTACTGCTCCAGGCTCCACAACTCCTCCCACCCTGAATCCATAGAAGACACATGTGACTACAGGAAGTGGAGCCTGCAGCATTTCACCAATGCCACCCTGCTGGAGCTCTGTGTCAGTACAGAGGGGTTGAGGGAGTATGTTTGTAGCAATGCCACCCTCTACCGCCGGCTACTCTCAGCCTATCCTCAGTTCTCTGACCTTTGCGTTGACCTGGATGTAGAACAGGAGGACAGGAAGTGCTTCCTCCAGTGGTTCTTTGACATGCTCCCGGCGCCGTACGACTTTGACACATCACAGCTGTGTGTGAATCCTGCTCCGCTGCTGGTGGAGGCACTGCACaggctgagtgtgtgtgaggtggatggggGTGAGCGCGGGGGCTGGGTGGGGGCTGTGGGGTACGTGCTGAGGGTACTGGACTTTGTGGTTGGGCTCTCAGCGGGGCTggatgagggggagggggaggtgagGCAGGGCCTGGGTCAGGCCATCCTCCTCTCCAGTCTCCTTGACAACGCCTCATTCTGGGCAACTCTACGTCCCGACGCCTCACTGAGCGTGCTCCAAACCGTGGGCTTGTTCCTGCGCAGGGAGCAGAGCGCAGCTCTCAAAGAGGACCTGCTCAGCTGCTTCAGT CCTGTATTATGGGACCTCATTGAGAGAGAGGACAACTCCTCTGCCCTCAGAGTCCTAATGCAG GAGTACCTCCAAATGCCCAGGGAGAGTATCCGTACATTGGTGATGTCAGCAGAGAAAGATGCGGTGAAGAGGTTTCTGTCTCACATGCACCAGAGCTGGGACCAGCTGCACGTAGAGACCACTCAG TCCTCTCAAAGAGAACTGCAGGCCATGGAGACCATGACGTCCGCCTTCATCCACAAGTTCCCTCGTGTGACCCCTGACCTCTTCGTCGACCTATCACAGTTCATACCTTTCATGTCCGTCTCTGACATCATGAGCTTCCCCACCTCCCTGATGGTCAACACCAGTGT GTTGATGGCGATCCGTGACCACAGCACAGAGATGAAGTCTCCACAGAAACAGGCATTTGTGAAGAGGCTCCTGCAGTCCAGTGTGGTGGGAGATGTCCCTTCCTGGCCACCATATTTCCTCAGCTCCATCCTCCCACTGCTCCCACACCTCCCAGTCAGCCAATTTCAACAGCTGACATCAGACCAG CTGAGTCCCCTGGTGGAGTTTCTGGGAAACACCAGTCTGGATGGAACAAGGGGGCGCCATGTTCTACGGACTCTATTCATTAAAAAAAGGAACTTCACCAGTGATAATATATCTAG GCTGGGAGTTCTGGTTTGTTACCTGAAACCAGAAGAGCTGCGTCCGTTTCTGCTGGCTTCCCCTGTGTCCTCTGCTCTTTGGCAGCAGCTAGCTATCTGTGTGTCTGAGGGACTCATCAGTGATTCAGGCAGG CTGTCTCTCTGGCTGGTCCAGGCGGTGCGGCCTCTGAACGCCAGCACTCTACCTCCTCCAGCACTGGCCACCCTCAGGGGCCTACTGCCCCAGCTAGGGGCTTCCTTCCTGCAGTCACTGCCCTCACTACAGCTCTTGGACCTGCTAACACAACCAGGCCTGCCCAGCTTCTCCCCAGCACAG GCGTTCCAGATATTATCCAAAATTTCACAAGACACAAAT CTCACCATGGATACACTGTGCAGGCTGAAGCCCTTACTGCCTGGCCTGTCCCCTGCTGTGCTCAGAGGCAtacactggtctgagatcagtggAACCACTCACTGCCAGTGCTGGCGCACTCTACTGGCTGACCTGAAGCCTGCCCATAGAGCCATGCTCCACAGGGCACTGCAGGAG GCTTTAGCCAGCAACTCAAGGAACTTCACAGTGCAGCTCCAATGTCTCCTGCCGTTTGTGCCCCTGAGGGAGCTGATAGAGGTTCTGGATAGAGAGACATTCCTGAGAGATATGAGCCTGTACAGAGACCTGCCATGGTCCCCCCAACAG GCTCAGCTACTTTTCAAGAGGACCCATCAATCTGAAATCATTACCAGAGACACTGTAGA GGACTTGGGCCATATTGCTGGTGGAATGAGCTGTGATTGGCTAAAGCTTTGGACCAATGAAACCGATTTTTCAGAGTTGCTTCAGTTTGTCAGTGAGTTGCCAGGAGGGGTGAGACCAGCTCTG AGGAAATGCGTTGTAGAGGAGCTGCGGAAAAGACCAGAGGAAGACCTGGATGGTATAAGCCCCTGGTTTGCTGCAGAATTACC GGTGAACCTGATTGAGAGCCTGTCTAATACTTCACTGACAGCCATCCTGGCTCACATTCAGCAGCACTTTGTGGACTTCCTCAAGCTGCCCCGTCATAAGCAGATGGCCTTAGCAGAAAAGGCCATCACTGTGCTG GGCACCTCTCAGGGCCTGGCTGATGGGGAGCTCAGGGTGGCCTCTGTGGACCTCCTGGGGCCCCTGTTGCCCTTCCTGGACAGGGATACCCTGGGGCTGGTGGACAGAGGGGCCCTGGGGCTGCAGCTGGATGAGCTGAGGGGGTACTGCCTGCCCTGGGACACCCTGAAGGACTTGGCTGCTCTGCTTACTGGGAGAGACCTGCTGGG AGAGGCATCGGCATGGACGGTTGGTGATGTGGAGCTTGTTGGCAGACTGTTGTTTACTCTCTCTCCAAAACAGATCAACTCCATCCCACTG GTGGTACTGAGTGCAGACATGGTGGAGGAGGTTCTGGCAGGTCAGTGGCGCTGGGAGAACAGTGATGTGGGTCAGGCctgtgtgtcccagtgtgtggaccagcagggccagagagagaggatcCTCAGCCTGATACGGGGGGTCGTCAGAGCACAGAGCAGGAGGAGAAAAG TGCCAGTCCCAAGCTGTGGTGACATAAGAGGCACCTTCCCCTCAGCATGGACAGCCAATCAGCTGAGCCGGATGGCAGGGGAGGAGTTGAGCCAGTGCGTGGAGGTCATAGGTCAGGACGCTTCACTGAGCCCTGAGCAGCGCCGAGCACTGTGGGTAAAGCTCAGGCAG GCGTACAGTCCAGTTAGAGGCCTGAGACCAGAGCAGGTCCTGGGGCTCGGCTGTCTGGTCACtgagctgggggagagagagctcCAGGACACTAACCTGACTGACCTAGGTGTCCTGGCCTACCTGGGGGCTCTGACCGACTGGAGCCCAAAAAAG ATGAGAGCAGCAGTTGTTGGTGTGATGCGGAAGCGGAAGTTGAAGGTAGAGCAGCTCGGAGCTGTAGAAGTGGCTTCTCTAGGACACCTGCTCTGTGGTTTAACACTGTCAGAGATCAACAGACTGGACCCCTACAACCTCAG CATGGCTGCTCTGTTCCTGAGGGAGCTGGCCCTGCCGTGTTCAGAGCAGCAGATGGAGGCTCTGACCGTCCATCTCTCCAGTCCTCAGGCCTTTGGCCCTGTCAGTACCTGGGGCCCCGAGGTCTTCACTGAGATCGGCACACTAGCAG cgGGTCTGGAGGACATGGTTCTGTCTGCTCTGGTACAGGAGCAGGTGGAGGGGCTCATCCCCGAAGCTATCGCCCTGATTCCCCCCACAAAGATGGCT gtgGTATTCAGTGCGGTCCAGTTGTCGTGGCTGAATGTGGAACAGGCGTGGGTGGTCACAGAGAAGCAGTGGGCGGAGCTGAACAGTGGGCAGAGACATGCCTTGGGCCTAGCGCAGTATGAGGGGGATGTCCTGTTAGAGCACAGAG GGAGGAATGTGGCCCCGGCAACACGGTCAGATGACAGCCTCACTGTGTGCTTATTGTCGCTATGCTGTATGTTATGGCAACTATCGTAA